From Microbispora sp. ZYX-F-249, the proteins below share one genomic window:
- a CDS encoding ferredoxin--NADP reductase, which produces MTQGGALKVRVVEVVEETADAHSLVLEPAEGDPSKFSYKPGQFLTIRVPTTRPEGAARCYSLSSSPLCDDKLKVTVKRTRGGYGSNWICDNVTEGDVLEVLRPSGLFTPASLDEDLLLLAGGSGVTPVMSILKSCLRAGTGSVVLVYANRDENSVIFRDELVALAAGYGERLTVIHWLESVQGLPTAAGLAALTRPYAGREAFVCGPGPFMDMAVDVLTRHGAPPERVHVERFESLAGDPFAETEVVLDAAGPVSTVEVELDGETRTLTWPRGNKLLDVLLEAGLDAPFSCREGSCSACACVLLEGEVELEHNTVLDKQDLADGLILGCQAIPLSDRLKITYDA; this is translated from the coding sequence ATGACGCAGGGGGGAGCGCTCAAGGTCCGGGTGGTCGAGGTGGTCGAGGAGACCGCCGACGCGCACTCGCTGGTCCTCGAGCCCGCGGAGGGGGACCCGTCCAAGTTCTCGTACAAGCCGGGGCAGTTCCTGACGATCCGGGTGCCGACCACCCGGCCGGAGGGCGCCGCACGCTGCTACTCGCTGAGCAGCTCGCCGCTGTGCGACGACAAGCTCAAGGTGACGGTGAAGCGCACCCGGGGCGGCTACGGCTCGAACTGGATCTGCGACAACGTCACCGAGGGCGACGTGCTGGAGGTGCTGCGGCCGTCGGGGCTGTTCACCCCCGCGTCGCTGGACGAGGACCTGCTGCTGCTGGCGGGCGGCAGCGGCGTCACCCCGGTGATGTCGATCCTCAAGTCGTGCCTGCGCGCCGGGACCGGCTCGGTCGTGCTCGTCTACGCCAACCGGGACGAGAACTCGGTGATCTTCCGGGACGAGCTGGTCGCGCTGGCCGCCGGGTACGGCGAGCGGCTGACGGTGATCCACTGGCTGGAGTCCGTGCAGGGCCTGCCCACTGCGGCGGGCCTGGCCGCCCTGACCCGGCCGTACGCCGGGCGGGAGGCGTTCGTCTGCGGGCCAGGGCCGTTCATGGATATGGCCGTCGACGTGCTGACCCGGCACGGCGCGCCGCCCGAGCGCGTGCACGTGGAGAGGTTCGAGTCGCTGGCCGGCGACCCGTTCGCGGAGACCGAGGTGGTGCTCGACGCGGCGGGTCCCGTCAGCACCGTCGAGGTCGAGCTCGACGGCGAGACGAGGACCCTCACCTGGCCGCGCGGCAACAAGCTGCTCGACGTGCTGCTCGAGGCCGGCCTCGACGCGCCGTTCTCCTGCCGTGAGGGCTCGTGCAGCGCGTGCGCGTGCGTGCTGCTGGAGGGCGAGGTCGAGCTGGAGCACAACACCGTGCTCGACAAGCAGGACCTCGCCGACGGCCTGATCCTGGGCTGCCAGGCGATCCCGCTCAGCGACCGGCTCAAGATCACCTACGACGCCTGA
- a CDS encoding 2-keto-4-pentenoate hydratase encodes MLDEALRAEAAGRLRAAERDRSPIEPLTDAYPGIDVVDAYEIQLANIRRRLAAGARVYGHKVGLSSPVMQRMMGVDEPDYGHLLDDMVLAQDEPIEAARYCYPRIEVEIGYVLGASLPGEGCTEEDVLAATEYVVPSIELIDSRITDWRIRLADTIADNASSAGVILGDARVSPKGLDLADIEAVLYNGTGPFDDTTEVTRGNTSAVLGNPTTAVAWLARKVASFGVKLEAGHVILPGSCTKAVDVRPGGVFRAEFAGLGSVTARFE; translated from the coding sequence ATGCTGGACGAGGCGCTGCGGGCGGAGGCGGCCGGGCGGCTGCGGGCCGCCGAGCGGGACCGCTCGCCGATCGAGCCGCTGACCGACGCCTACCCCGGCATCGACGTGGTGGACGCCTACGAGATCCAGCTCGCCAACATCCGGCGGCGCCTGGCGGCCGGGGCCCGGGTGTACGGGCACAAGGTGGGCCTGTCCTCCCCGGTCATGCAGCGGATGATGGGCGTGGACGAGCCCGACTACGGCCACCTGCTCGACGACATGGTGCTGGCGCAGGACGAGCCGATCGAGGCCGCGCGCTACTGCTACCCCCGGATCGAGGTCGAGATCGGGTACGTGCTCGGGGCGAGCCTGCCCGGCGAGGGCTGCACCGAGGAGGACGTGCTCGCCGCGACCGAGTACGTCGTGCCGAGCATCGAGCTCATCGACAGCCGCATCACGGACTGGCGGATCCGCCTGGCCGACACGATCGCCGACAACGCGTCCTCGGCCGGGGTGATCCTCGGCGACGCCAGGGTGAGCCCGAAGGGCCTCGATCTGGCCGACATCGAGGCCGTGCTCTACAACGGAACCGGCCCCTTTGACGACACCACCGAGGTCACCCGGGGCAACACGAGCGCGGTGCTGGGGAACCCCACCACCGCCGTGGCCTGGCTGGCCAGGAAGGTCGCCTCGTTCGGGGTCAAGCTCGAGGCCGGGCACGTCATCCTCCCCGGGTCCTGCACCAAAGCCGTCGACGTACGCCCCGGCGGCGTCTTCCGCGCCGAGTTCGCCGGGCTCGGCTCCGTCACCGCTCGATTCGAATAA
- a CDS encoding acetaldehyde dehydrogenase (acetylating): MSKATAAIVGSGNIGTDLMYKLLRSAHIEPRWMIGVDPGSPGLKRAADHGLITSADGVDWLLGRDERPDIVFEATSAYVHRENAPKYRELGIQAVDLTPAALGPAVVPAVNLGAHLDAPNVSLITCGGQATIPIVHAVSRVTEVAYAEIVASVASPSAGPGTRANIDEFTKTTARGIETIGGARRGKAIIILNPAEPPMLMQDTIFCSIPVDADRDAIAASIEEVAADVASYVPGYRLRTEPQFDDPTAVSGGLARVAVFVEVEGAGDFLPPYSGNLDIMTAAATKVGEGFAQRIHP, translated from the coding sequence ATGAGTAAGGCGACCGCCGCGATCGTCGGCTCGGGCAACATCGGGACCGACCTGATGTACAAGCTGCTGCGCTCGGCGCACATCGAGCCGCGCTGGATGATCGGTGTGGACCCCGGCAGCCCGGGCCTCAAGCGGGCCGCCGACCATGGCCTGATCACCTCGGCCGACGGCGTGGACTGGCTCCTCGGCCGGGACGAGCGGCCCGACATCGTCTTCGAGGCGACCTCGGCGTACGTGCACAGGGAGAACGCGCCCAAGTACCGCGAGCTGGGCATCCAGGCCGTCGACCTGACGCCGGCCGCGCTCGGCCCGGCGGTGGTGCCCGCGGTCAACCTCGGCGCTCACCTCGACGCCCCCAACGTCAGCCTGATCACCTGCGGCGGCCAGGCGACGATCCCGATCGTGCACGCGGTCTCGCGGGTCACCGAGGTGGCGTACGCGGAGATCGTGGCCAGCGTGGCCTCTCCGTCGGCGGGTCCCGGCACCCGCGCCAACATCGACGAGTTCACCAAGACGACCGCGCGCGGCATCGAGACGATCGGCGGCGCCAGGCGGGGCAAGGCCATCATCATCCTCAACCCTGCCGAGCCGCCGATGCTCATGCAGGACACGATCTTCTGCTCGATCCCCGTCGACGCCGACCGGGACGCGATCGCGGCCTCGATCGAAGAGGTCGCCGCCGACGTCGCCTCCTATGTGCCCGGTTACCGGCTGCGGACCGAGCCCCAGTTCGACGACCCGACGGCGGTCAGCGGCGGGCTCGCCCGCGTCGCCGTGTTCGTCGAGGTCGAGGGCGCGGGCGACTTCCTGCCGCCCTACTCCGGCAACCTCGACATCATGACGGCCGCCGCCACCAAGGTCGGCGAGGGCTTCGCGCAGCGCATCCACCCGTAA
- the dmpG gene encoding 4-hydroxy-2-oxovalerate aldolase gives MPYSADLDIRVTDSCLRDGSHAKQHQFTVEHVRSIVAALDEAGVPVIEVTHGDGLGGSSFNYGFSHTPEQELIKAAVATARRAKIAFLMLPGVGVKDDIREAADNGASICRIATHCTEADVSIQHFGLARELGLETVGFLMMSHSQPPEVLAEQARIMADAGCQCVYVVDSAGALIMEQTSDRIAALVAELGDDAQVGFHGHENLGLGVANSILAVRAGAKQIDGSVRRFGAGAGNTPLEAFAAVTDKLGIRTGIDTLKIIDAAEDVVRPIMDGECLLDRLTLTMGYAGVYSSFLKHADRQARKYGVSGAEILMEAGRRKLIGGQEDQLIEIAVALAAKK, from the coding sequence ATGCCCTACAGCGCCGACCTCGACATCAGGGTCACCGACTCGTGCCTGCGGGACGGCTCGCACGCCAAGCAGCACCAGTTCACCGTCGAGCACGTACGGTCCATCGTCGCCGCGCTGGACGAGGCGGGCGTGCCGGTCATCGAGGTGACGCACGGCGACGGCCTCGGCGGCTCGTCGTTCAACTACGGGTTCAGCCACACGCCCGAGCAGGAGCTCATCAAGGCCGCGGTCGCCACGGCCAGGCGCGCGAAGATCGCGTTCCTGATGCTGCCCGGCGTCGGCGTCAAGGACGACATCCGCGAAGCCGCCGACAACGGCGCGAGCATCTGCAGGATCGCCACCCACTGCACCGAGGCCGACGTCTCGATCCAGCACTTCGGGCTGGCCAGGGAGCTCGGCCTGGAGACGGTCGGGTTCCTGATGATGTCGCACAGCCAGCCGCCGGAGGTCCTGGCCGAGCAGGCCCGGATCATGGCCGACGCCGGCTGCCAGTGCGTCTACGTCGTCGACTCGGCCGGGGCACTGATCATGGAGCAGACGAGCGACCGGATCGCCGCGCTCGTGGCCGAGCTGGGGGACGACGCCCAGGTCGGCTTCCACGGCCACGAGAACCTCGGGCTCGGGGTGGCCAACTCGATCCTCGCCGTACGGGCCGGGGCCAAGCAGATCGACGGCTCGGTGCGGCGGTTCGGCGCCGGCGCGGGCAACACGCCGCTGGAGGCCTTCGCCGCCGTCACCGACAAGCTCGGCATCCGCACCGGCATCGACACCCTCAAGATCATCGACGCAGCCGAGGACGTGGTCCGCCCGATCATGGACGGCGAGTGCCTGCTCGACCGGCTGACCCTGACCATGGGCTACGCCGGGGTGTACTCCAGCTTCCTCAAGCACGCCGACCGTCAGGCGAGGAAGTACGGCGTGTCCGGCGCCGAGATCCTCATGGAGGCCGGGCGCCGCAAGCTCATCGGCGGTCAGGAAGACCAGCTCATCGAAATCGCAGTCGCCCTCGCGGCGAAGAAGTGA
- a CDS encoding acyl-CoA dehydrogenase family protein: MANPVLEAITQRAEEISALGPSNETLCRLDDQAAKVLREAGVIRMLQPKIHGGFEFHPRDYAETIMKLASLDGSTGWVAGVVGVHPWEMAFADPRVQQEIWGENQDTWIASPYAPMGIARPVDGGYVFNGRWQFSSGTDHCDWIFLGGMLGDAEGKMAQPPASLHLILPRSDYEIVEDSWNVVGLRGTGSKDIIVKDAFVPDYRTIPYNKVVDGSQAKEAGLTNPLYHMPFSAAFPLGITAAVVGIAEGALAHHMAYQRSRVQITGTRIKDDPYVLYAISEAAAEIAASRSALLDNASRMYDIVASGREVTFDERAVGRRTQVQAAWRAVRAMDEIVARSGGNAMRVDNPIQRFWRDAHVGLAHAIHVPGSVFHVSALTQLGIEPPHGPMRSMI; this comes from the coding sequence ATGGCCAACCCGGTACTCGAAGCGATCACCCAGCGCGCCGAGGAGATCAGCGCCCTCGGCCCCTCCAACGAGACCCTGTGCCGGCTGGACGACCAGGCCGCCAAGGTATTGCGCGAAGCGGGCGTCATCCGCATGCTCCAGCCGAAGATCCACGGCGGATTCGAGTTCCACCCGCGCGACTACGCCGAGACGATCATGAAGCTGGCGAGCCTCGACGGCTCGACCGGCTGGGTCGCGGGCGTCGTGGGCGTGCACCCGTGGGAGATGGCCTTCGCCGACCCGCGCGTCCAGCAGGAGATCTGGGGCGAGAACCAGGACACCTGGATCGCCTCGCCGTACGCGCCGATGGGCATCGCCCGGCCGGTCGACGGCGGCTACGTCTTCAACGGCCGCTGGCAGTTCTCCTCGGGCACCGACCACTGCGACTGGATCTTCCTGGGCGGCATGCTCGGCGACGCCGAGGGCAAGATGGCCCAGCCGCCGGCCTCGCTGCACCTCATCCTGCCGCGGTCGGACTACGAGATCGTCGAGGACTCCTGGAACGTCGTCGGCCTGCGCGGCACCGGCAGCAAGGACATCATCGTCAAGGACGCGTTCGTCCCCGACTACCGGACGATCCCGTACAACAAGGTCGTGGACGGCAGCCAGGCCAAGGAGGCCGGCCTGACCAACCCGCTCTACCACATGCCGTTCTCCGCGGCGTTCCCGCTCGGGATCACCGCCGCGGTCGTCGGCATCGCCGAGGGCGCGCTCGCGCACCACATGGCGTACCAGAGGAGCCGCGTGCAGATCACCGGCACCAGGATCAAGGACGACCCGTACGTCCTGTACGCGATCAGCGAGGCGGCCGCCGAGATCGCGGCGTCGCGCTCGGCGCTGCTCGACAACGCCTCGCGGATGTACGACATCGTGGCCTCCGGCCGCGAGGTGACCTTCGACGAGCGGGCCGTGGGCCGCCGCACCCAGGTCCAGGCGGCCTGGCGCGCGGTGCGGGCGATGGACGAGATCGTGGCGCGGTCGGGCGGCAACGCGATGCGCGTGGACAACCCGATCCAGCGTTTCTGGCGGGACGCGCACGTCGGGCTGGCCCACGCGATCCACGTGCCCGGCTCGGTCTTCCACGTCTCCGCGCTGACGCAGCTCGGCATCGAGCCGCCGCACGGCCCGATGCGCTCGATGATCTGA
- a CDS encoding oxygenase MpaB family protein — MSHAEPAGTDADPLGPGSMLHRLTHQARWGLVASRAIVLEAAYPQIGAALITNSTFVAHPWRRLRNTVLSAQRMVDPDPRVRQREAARLNRLHARITGADAENRPFNAADPEARAWVVATLFESSVTMCRLSGESLDGPALDRLYAEFQAFLALMDPYGGKLPPTLREFWRYYTSVVEERLENTEAVHVILDRLFAQVPAPPLLRDQPAVWAAGRAIAGPTASAIIVASLPESLRARLGVAEVPGTRTLMQATCLSTSLATRLLPESWTRLDTVMTMLDPGYAPQRGGEALAGLRRGVAKAGALLRLLTPGQETAAAGDSAVRSASRFFSEVLDQTGDGRLGWPDLAAMAREIATRLDLDTQDEERLFAAFADWWRELQKELDTDGDGRITRDEYAAAAAAMAGSALIRIAEVLFDVTDTDDDQVIDARECRALFRTAFDQDPGGGDAGERLTRGEFVRRFLDFMAGRRHSGVYDQMFAQS, encoded by the coding sequence ATGAGCCACGCCGAACCCGCCGGAACCGACGCCGATCCGCTCGGCCCGGGATCGATGCTTCACCGGTTGACCCACCAGGCACGCTGGGGGCTGGTGGCGAGCCGGGCCATCGTCCTGGAGGCCGCGTACCCGCAGATCGGCGCCGCGCTGATCACCAACTCGACCTTCGTCGCACACCCGTGGCGGCGCCTGCGCAACACCGTGCTCAGCGCGCAGCGGATGGTCGACCCCGACCCCCGGGTGCGGCAGCGGGAGGCGGCCCGGCTCAACCGCCTGCACGCCCGCATCACCGGCGCCGACGCCGAGAACCGCCCGTTCAACGCCGCGGATCCCGAGGCACGCGCCTGGGTGGTGGCGACGCTGTTCGAGTCCTCGGTCACGATGTGCCGGCTCAGCGGCGAGTCCCTCGACGGCCCCGCCCTGGACCGGCTGTACGCCGAGTTCCAGGCGTTCCTCGCACTGATGGACCCCTACGGCGGCAAGCTTCCGCCCACATTGCGGGAGTTCTGGCGCTACTACACGTCCGTCGTGGAGGAGCGACTGGAGAACACCGAAGCGGTCCACGTCATCCTCGACCGCCTGTTCGCGCAGGTACCCGCGCCCCCTCTGCTCCGCGATCAGCCGGCCGTGTGGGCGGCGGGCAGGGCGATCGCCGGGCCCACGGCCAGCGCGATCATCGTGGCGTCGCTGCCCGAGTCGCTCCGCGCACGGCTGGGGGTCGCCGAGGTGCCGGGCACGCGCACGCTGATGCAGGCCACCTGCCTGTCCACGAGTCTCGCGACCCGGCTGCTCCCCGAGTCGTGGACACGGCTGGACACGGTCATGACCATGCTCGACCCGGGCTACGCGCCCCAACGCGGCGGCGAGGCGCTGGCGGGGCTACGCCGTGGCGTGGCGAAAGCCGGGGCGCTGCTGCGCCTGCTCACGCCCGGTCAGGAGACGGCGGCCGCCGGCGACTCGGCGGTGCGCTCCGCCTCGCGGTTCTTCTCCGAGGTGCTCGACCAGACCGGCGACGGCCGCCTCGGCTGGCCCGACCTCGCCGCGATGGCGCGGGAGATCGCCACCCGGCTCGACCTGGACACCCAGGACGAGGAACGCCTGTTCGCCGCCTTCGCCGACTGGTGGCGCGAGCTGCAGAAAGAGCTGGACACCGACGGCGACGGACGCATCACCCGCGACGAGTACGCCGCCGCGGCGGCCGCCATGGCCGGCTCCGCCCTCATCCGGATCGCCGAGGTCCTGTTCGACGTCACCGACACGGACGACGACCAGGTCATCGACGCCCGGGAGTGCCGGGCTCTCTTCCGGACGGCCTTCGACCAGGACCCGGGCGGCGGCGACGCCGGCGAGCGGCTGACCCGTGGCGAGTTCGTCCGCCGGTTCCTGGACTTCATGGCCGGCCGCCGCCACTCCGGCGTCTACGACCAGATGTTCGCCCAGTCCTGA
- the uppS gene encoding polyprenyl diphosphate synthase, giving the protein MPHHVACVMDGNGRWAAQRSLSRVEGHRAAEAAVIDVIEAAHTAGVGWLSLYAFSTENWRRPAAEVDDLLRLIRRAIRKHALSLHMRGIRCRFLGVTDPRIPPALARDIADLTALTRDNRRMTLTVAFDHGGRRDIVEAARSLIRDGVPPEQVTEESFARRLPHPDMPEVDLVIRTSGEQRISNFMLWQVAYAEWVFPRVLWPDFRAGHFWECLETYRRRDRRFGGVRAPALTGKECR; this is encoded by the coding sequence GTGCCTCATCACGTGGCCTGCGTCATGGATGGGAACGGCCGATGGGCCGCGCAGCGGTCGCTGTCCCGCGTCGAGGGGCATCGGGCGGCGGAGGCCGCCGTGATCGATGTCATCGAGGCGGCCCACACGGCCGGCGTCGGGTGGTTGAGCCTGTACGCCTTTTCCACCGAGAACTGGCGGCGCCCGGCCGCCGAGGTCGACGACCTGCTCCGGCTGATTCGCCGCGCCATCCGCAAACACGCCTTGTCCCTGCACATGCGCGGGATCCGCTGCCGGTTCCTCGGTGTCACCGACCCGCGGATCCCGCCCGCGCTGGCCCGTGACATCGCCGATCTGACGGCGCTGACCCGCGACAACCGGCGGATGACGTTGACCGTGGCGTTCGACCACGGGGGCCGCCGCGACATCGTGGAGGCCGCCCGGTCGCTGATCCGCGACGGTGTGCCGCCCGAGCAGGTCACCGAGGAGAGCTTCGCCCGGCGTCTGCCCCACCCGGACATGCCGGAGGTGGACCTGGTCATCCGCACCTCCGGAGAGCAGCGGATCTCCAACTTCATGCTGTGGCAGGTGGCCTACGCCGAATGGGTCTTCCCCCGGGTGCTGTGGCCGGACTTCCGCGCCGGGCACTTCTGGGAATGCCTGGAGACCTACCGGCGGCGCGACCGCCGGTTCGGCGGGGTGCGGGCACCGGCCCTGACAGGAAAGGAATGTCGATGA
- a CDS encoding glycoside hydrolase family 25 protein: protein MSTHRPSLGRRPSGRRLRSALAAAALAVSAATAGVTAAVALPAPAYANPHTYGQDVSGYEADHDWMNSRAQFGFIKATEGTSWVDSSFPRHWRELDKKGIVRGVYHYGHPSNDPIAEADHFLDVVGSQPGKPGDILVLDLETSDGQSVEHVNEWARAWLEYVTAKTGTKPMFYSGWNFADKYGRGLGDYPLWVAHYSKAPGDITPPADWKSWAIHQYTDSPIDQNVSALTPAQLRALGRP, encoded by the coding sequence ATGTCCACCCATCGCCCCTCCCTCGGCCGCCGGCCCTCCGGCCGGCGCCTGCGCTCCGCCCTCGCGGCGGCGGCCCTCGCGGTCTCGGCCGCCACGGCCGGCGTCACGGCGGCCGTGGCGCTGCCCGCCCCGGCCTACGCCAACCCGCACACGTACGGCCAGGACGTCTCCGGCTACGAGGCCGACCACGACTGGATGAACAGCCGTGCGCAGTTCGGCTTCATCAAGGCGACCGAGGGCACGTCCTGGGTCGACTCGTCCTTCCCCCGGCACTGGCGTGAGCTGGACAAGAAGGGCATCGTCCGCGGCGTCTACCACTACGGTCATCCCTCGAACGACCCCATCGCCGAGGCCGACCACTTCCTCGACGTGGTGGGCTCGCAGCCGGGCAAGCCCGGCGACATCCTCGTGCTCGACCTGGAGACCAGCGACGGCCAGTCGGTCGAGCACGTCAACGAGTGGGCCAGGGCCTGGCTGGAGTACGTGACGGCCAAGACCGGGACGAAGCCGATGTTCTACAGCGGCTGGAACTTCGCCGACAAGTACGGCCGCGGCCTCGGCGACTACCCGCTCTGGGTGGCCCACTACAGCAAGGCGCCGGGCGACATCACGCCGCCCGCCGACTGGAAGTCCTGGGCGATCCACCAGTACACCGACTCGCCAATCGACCAGAACGTCTCCGCGCTGACGCCCGCCCAGCTGCGCGCGCTCGGCCGTCCGTAG
- the secD gene encoding protein translocase subunit SecD, which translates to MSRAPMWRAVAALAVIATSLLLALTMAPRLGLDLRGGTQLVFETKDSPTVKADADATDRALDVLRRRADALGVVDPTLVRSGEKRIIVELPGVLDPREAASVIGKTAQLNFHPVLGPAEAGDKDAIADETGQKLKLGPVALSGAGVTDAAARTDPQMGPGWFVTIDFKEPGPWRELTGKAACAPVGDHKRRVAIVLDNEIISSPQVDESTACEAGIPGGTTRITGSFTAEEAQNLAVLVKGGSLPVPLELVEQRTVGPTLGADAIAASAKAGVVGVILTAVFIGIVYRLVGVLAAVALACYGLISYAGLVAMGATLTLPGLAGFVLAIGMAVDANVLVFERAREEYGEAPRRGLKAALERGFKNAWSAIADSNITTLLAAGLLFWLASGPVKGFGVTLAIGVLASLISAMLITRVLADALIRRIGPRASGIGSIGRVRTWLTRRDPDLMRGRRLWLAVAAGLLVLAGAGLVTRGLNYGVEFTGGRIVEFGTSRPVDVGAARQAVADAGFPSAVVQRSDDAISVRTGQISADDVVRVEEALDRSVGEVTKQRDELIGPSLGEELRRNAIIALAVALAAQLAYLAFRFRWTFGTAAVAALFVDAAVVIGTFAWLGKPIDGVFLAAMLTIIGYSVNDKVVLFDRVRELWPIRRGEPFGRVVNAAILQTAPRTVNTGLGALFILAALAVFGGDSLRDFAVALLIGIVVGTLSSSFVAGPVAIALERRSSQPPPAPAAPRVKPARRDGSGAVV; encoded by the coding sequence ATGTCCCGTGCGCCCATGTGGCGCGCGGTGGCGGCGCTCGCCGTCATCGCGACCTCACTGCTGCTCGCCCTCACCATGGCCCCGCGCCTCGGCCTCGACCTGCGCGGCGGCACCCAGCTCGTCTTCGAGACGAAGGACTCTCCCACGGTCAAGGCGGACGCCGACGCCACCGACCGTGCCCTCGACGTGCTCCGGCGCCGGGCGGACGCCCTCGGAGTCGTCGATCCGACCCTGGTCCGCTCCGGCGAGAAGCGGATCATCGTCGAACTGCCCGGCGTTCTCGACCCGCGCGAGGCCGCCTCGGTCATCGGCAAGACCGCCCAGCTCAACTTCCATCCCGTGCTCGGCCCCGCCGAGGCCGGCGACAAGGACGCGATCGCCGACGAGACCGGCCAGAAGCTGAAGCTCGGGCCGGTCGCGCTCAGCGGGGCCGGCGTCACCGACGCCGCCGCGCGCACCGACCCTCAGATGGGGCCCGGCTGGTTCGTCACGATCGACTTCAAGGAGCCCGGACCCTGGCGGGAGCTGACCGGCAAGGCGGCCTGCGCGCCGGTCGGCGACCACAAGCGCCGGGTCGCCATCGTCCTCGACAACGAGATCATCTCCTCGCCGCAGGTGGACGAGTCGACCGCCTGCGAGGCGGGGATCCCCGGCGGCACCACGCGGATCACCGGGTCGTTCACCGCCGAGGAGGCGCAGAACCTCGCGGTGCTGGTCAAGGGCGGCTCGCTCCCCGTGCCGCTGGAACTGGTCGAGCAGCGCACGGTCGGCCCGACCCTCGGCGCCGACGCCATCGCCGCGAGCGCCAAGGCCGGCGTCGTCGGGGTGATCCTGACCGCGGTGTTCATCGGCATCGTCTACCGGCTGGTGGGCGTGCTGGCCGCGGTCGCGCTCGCCTGCTACGGCCTGATCTCGTACGCCGGCCTCGTGGCCATGGGGGCCACGCTCACGCTGCCCGGCCTGGCCGGGTTCGTCCTGGCGATCGGCATGGCGGTGGACGCCAACGTGCTGGTCTTCGAACGGGCCAGGGAGGAGTACGGCGAGGCGCCCCGCCGGGGTCTCAAGGCGGCCCTCGAACGCGGCTTCAAGAACGCCTGGAGCGCGATCGCCGACTCCAACATCACCACCCTGCTCGCCGCCGGGCTGCTGTTCTGGCTGGCCTCGGGGCCGGTGAAGGGCTTCGGCGTGACACTGGCCATCGGCGTGCTGGCCTCGCTGATCTCGGCCATGCTGATCACCCGGGTGCTCGCCGACGCCCTGATCCGCAGGATCGGCCCGCGGGCGTCCGGCATCGGCTCGATCGGCCGGGTCAGGACCTGGCTGACCCGGCGCGACCCGGATCTGATGCGGGGCAGGCGGCTGTGGCTCGCCGTCGCGGCCGGGCTGCTCGTGCTCGCGGGGGCGGGGCTGGTCACCCGCGGCCTGAACTACGGCGTCGAGTTCACCGGCGGCCGCATCGTGGAGTTCGGCACGAGCAGGCCCGTCGACGTCGGGGCGGCCAGGCAGGCGGTCGCGGACGCCGGGTTCCCCTCGGCCGTCGTGCAGCGGTCGGACGACGCGATCTCGGTGCGCACCGGGCAGATCAGCGCCGACGACGTGGTCCGTGTGGAGGAGGCGCTCGACCGCAGCGTGGGCGAGGTCACCAAGCAGCGCGACGAGCTCATCGGGCCGAGCCTGGGCGAGGAGCTGCGCCGCAACGCGATCATCGCGCTCGCCGTCGCGCTCGCCGCGCAGCTCGCCTACCTGGCGTTCCGGTTCCGGTGGACGTTCGGCACCGCGGCCGTGGCGGCGCTGTTCGTGGACGCGGCCGTCGTCATCGGCACGTTCGCCTGGCTGGGCAAGCCGATCGACGGGGTGTTCCTGGCGGCGATGCTCACGATCATCGGTTACTCGGTCAACGACAAGGTCGTGCTGTTCGACCGGGTGCGCGAGCTGTGGCCGATACGGCGCGGCGAGCCGTTCGGCCGCGTGGTGAACGCCGCCATCCTGCAGACCGCGCCGCGCACGGTGAACACCGGGCTCGGGGCGCTGTTCATCCTGGCGGCGCTGGCCGTGTTCGGCGGCGACTCGCTGCGGGACTTCGCCGTCGCCCTGCTGATCGGCATCGTGGTGGGCACGCTGTCGTCGTCCTTCGTGGCCGGGCCGGTGGCGATCGCGCTGGAGCGGCGCTCCAGCCAGCCGCCGCCGGCTCCCGCCGCACCGCGGGTCAAGCCCGCGCGGCGCGACGGCTCCGGCGCGGTGGTCTGA
- a CDS encoding TraR/DksA family transcriptional regulator: MAEIRSPRLLFEECRRYTAQLSELRMLLEERLHAARAELARVRDPYDTRVRQARRDVAAIEAALERMDRGLYGTCTRCEAFLPLDRLRLAPHVQQCAACAGEARMSA; the protein is encoded by the coding sequence ATGGCAGAGATCAGGTCGCCGCGCCTCCTCTTCGAGGAATGCCGGCGGTACACCGCGCAGCTGTCCGAACTGCGCATGCTGCTCGAGGAGCGGCTCCACGCGGCCCGGGCCGAGCTGGCCCGGGTGCGCGACCCGTACGACACGCGCGTACGGCAGGCACGGCGCGACGTCGCCGCCATCGAGGCGGCGCTGGAGCGGATGGATCGGGGCCTCTACGGCACCTGCACCCGATGCGAGGCGTTCCTGCCGCTCGACCGGCTCCGGCTCGCGCCGCACGTGCAGCAGTGCGCGGCCTGCGCCGGCGAGGCCCGGATGTCGGCATGA